One Cucurbita pepo subsp. pepo cultivar mu-cu-16 chromosome LG20, ASM280686v2, whole genome shotgun sequence genomic window carries:
- the LOC111783264 gene encoding 26S proteasome non-ATPase regulatory subunit 6 homolog yields the protein MEGQEGTQQPHLVLAHKLFLLTHPDVQDIEKVRLTEEVLASVKADDMAPLYETLTGSSLLDLDRSVLDSMRAKNEEELKKLDEKIADAEENLGESEVREAHLAKSLFFIRIGDKDRALEQLKVTESKTVAVGLKMDLVFHTLQLGFFYMDFDLISKSIDKAKSLFEEGGDWERKNRLKVYEGLYCLSTRNFKKAANLFLDSISTFTTYELFPYDTFIFYTVLTSIISLDRVSLKQKVVDAPEILTVIGKVPYLSDFLNSLYDCQYKSFFSAFAGLTEQIKLDRYLHPHFRYYMREVRTVVYSQFLESYKSVTIEAMAKAFGVSVEFIDLELSRFIAAGKLHCKIDKVAGVLETNRPDSKNALYQATIKQGDVLLNRIQKLSRVIDL from the exons ATGGAAGGCCAAGAGGGAACTCAGCAGCCTCATCTCGTGCTTGCTCACAAGCTTTTCCTTCTAACTCATCCTGATGTTCAAGATATCGAGAAGGTCCGTCTCACGGAGGAAGTATTGGCTTCCGTTAAAGCTGATG ATATGGCTCCGTTATACGAAACCCTAACTGGAAGTTCGCTGTTGGATTTGGATCGGAGTGTGTTGGACTCGATGCGCGCGAAGAACGAGGAGGAGTTGAAGAAGCTGGACGAGAA GATTGCTGATGCAGAAGAAAACTTAGGTGAAAGTGAAGTTCGGGAAGCTCATTTGGCCAAATCACTTTTCTTCATTCGTATTGGTGATAAG GACAGAGCTCTGGAGCAACTCAAGGTAACTGAGAGCAAAACAGTTGCAGTTGGACTTAAGATGGATTTGGTTTTCCATACACTGCAGCTTGGATTTTTCTATATGGATTTCGATCTCATCTCCAAAAGTATTGACAAAGCGAAAAG CTTGTTTGAAGAAGGTGGTGattgggaaagaaaaaatcgtCTGAAGGTGTACGAAGGCTTGTACTGCCTGTCCACTCGAAACTTTAAGAAGGCAGCCAACTTGTTTTTGGATTCCATCTCAACTTTCACCACATATGAGCTTTTTCCTTACGAcacattcatattttatactGTTCTCACAAGCATTATATCATTGGATAGAGTGTCTCTAAAGCAAAAG GTAGTTGATGCTCCCGAGATATTGACAGTGATCGGAAAAGTCCCATATCTTTCCGACTTTTTGAATTCTTTGTATGACTGTCaatataaatcatttttttccgCCTTTG CTGGTCTGACCGAGCAAATAAAATTAGACCGTTATTTGCATCCGCACTTCAGGTATTACATGAGAGAGGTCAGAACTGTTGTTTATTCCCAGTTTTTGGAGTCCTATAAGAGTGTCACTATTGAAGCCATGGCCAAGGCATTTGGAGTATCTGTGGAATTTATTGATCT GGAGTTATCTCGCTTTATTGCCGCGGGAAAACTTCATTGCAAGATCGATAAAGTAGCAGGTGTTCTTGAAACTAATCGTCCTGATTCAAAGAATGCTCTGTACCAAGCTACCATCAAGCAAGGAGATGTCTTACTGAACCGTATCCAGAAGTTGTCTCGTGTAATTGATCTGTAA
- the LOC111783259 gene encoding telomere length regulation protein TEL2 homolog: MADSGNKRELEAKVLQKVAEVISAIKNAKHVDQVISALHSLAVLLFPVDASIIAECVGQSYRDQILSSSLPSKSERLECWNAFYNGAAFSALSQVLLLELASSWLACFPFLAKKHLYDIFFVDGPAIEVAQNLVPCLQPNASDGVDVRAVRSNTERLIVLCLLDKDGVLQMAKEFGESCKYENFVTIPAISKVAQIVTSIPDKAQSKASNSLSPHSFFKQITNQLLSLAEAEDFKYIDLDGTMMFVGETFSRICRRGSADLLLNELIPRVMKHVHDVLMSNAHSAVSDVFESSPNSQFWLKTMETIKDNYAVEKISEQLLHQLAAKCESDVDAYWVLWLLFHRSLRSRMSVRSILVDKFLFWKVFPIHCLRWLLQFAILECPPDANCLKKGHSNSSLLMTVQRLVEVWSKKEFVQSATLEQQAYISAAVGLSLELMSKEELDETKTVMPSILQGVSCRLENPNQWIRKMASNVALVFSKVIDPKNPLYLDDSCVGDIIDWEFGSTTSKKENIDCMIGAQTTSLVQKKEATDAAKVGTGHNIRSKNKNIWEFKLADPDEIVDPASLNCGSISEDDNESDISDSSSDSSLQPYDLSDDDTDLKKKLSHLVDVVGSLRKSDDVEGVERALDVSEKLIRASPDELRHVASDLVRTLIQIRCSDIAVEGEEDSTEDKRQRALVALVVMCPVESLNILNKLLYSPNVDTSQRIMILDIMTDAAQELSNTKTMKPKHRSRTLIATTAETQPWFLPSSKGPPGAGSWKEISGTGTLPNWSNSYERELPLKPSHVKRGKTRRWSLRSANMQDNEMELSHNKFPGHAAAFMLPAMQGFDKKRHGVDLLNRDFVVLGKLIYMLGVCMKCAAMHPEASVLAPPLLDMLRSSEVSHHKEAYVRRAVLFAASCILIAIHPSYVVSSLLEGNVEISEGLEWVRTWSLHVADSDPDRECYMMAMTCLQLHSEMALQTTRALESENSPFKAKNIALSSDLSKGTIKIPFSDVKY; encoded by the exons ATGGCGGACAGTGGAAACAAGAGGGAGCTTGAGGCCAAGGTCCTGCAGAAGGTGGCGGAGGTTATCTCGGCGATAAAGAATGCGAAGCATGTCGACCAAGTCATATCTGCCCTTCATTCCCTAGCCGTTCTTCTCTTCCCTGTAGATGCGTCTATAATCGCCG AGTGTGTTGGTCAGAGCTACAGGGACCAG ATCCTCAGTTCGAGCCTTCCTTCCAAAAGTGAGAGGCTGGAATGTTGGAATGCATTTTATAATGGAGCTGCTTTCTCAGCATTGTCCCAGGTTTTATTACTTG AGCTTGCATCAAGTTGGTTGGCGTGTTTCCCTTTTTTGGCAAAGAAGCACTTATAtgacattttctttgttgACGGACCTGCCATCGAGGTTGCTCAGAACCTCGTTCCTTGTCTACAGCCAAATGCAAGTGATGGAGTTGATGTTCGAGCTGTACGCTCGAATACTGAAAG ATTGATTGTACTTTGCTTGCTTGATAAGGATGGGGTGCTTCAAATGGCAAAGGAATTTGGGGAATCCTGCAAATATGAGAATTTTGTAACCATACCAGCCATTTCCAAGGTTGCACAAATTGTTACATCAATTCCTGACAAAGCACAATCTAAGGCATCCAACTCATTGTCACCACA CTCGTTCTTCAAGCAGATTACCAAtcaactcctttctctagcagAAGCAGAAGATTTTAAGTATATTGACCTTGATGGCACCATGATGTTTGTGGGGGAGACATTTTCTCGCATTTGTCGACGTGGATCTGCAG ACTTGTTACTAAATGAATTAATTCCACGTGTTATGAAGCATGTCCACGACGTTCTAATGTCAAATGCTCATTCAGCTGTCTCTGACGTATTTGAATCTAGCCCCAATTCTCAGTTCTGGTTGAAGACAATGGAAACAATTAAAGATAATTATGCTGTTGAAAAAATTTCTGAGCAGCTTTTACATCAGCTAGCTGCTAAATGTGAGAGTGATGTTGATGCTTACTGGGTGCTTTGGCTACTTTTTCATCGTAGTCTAAGATCACGAATGTCGGTCAG GTCCATTTTAGTTGACAAATTTTTGTTCTGGAAGGTATTCCCCATTCATTGCCTGCGCTGGCTTCTACAGTTTGCAATTCTTGAATGCCCACCTGATGCCAATTGTCTCAAGAAAGGTCATAGTAATAGCAGCCTCTTAATGACAGTGCAGCGCCTGGTTGAAGTATGGTCTAAAAAGGAGTTTGTCCAATCAGCCACGCTTGAGCAGCAAGCTT ATATATCTGCAGCTGTTGGTCTTTCTCTTGAATTAATGTCTAAAGAAGAACTCGATGAAACTAAGACCGTTATGCCCTCGATTCTTCAAGGGGTTAGCT GTAGGCTGGAGAATCCGAATCAATGGATTCGGAAAATGGCTAGCAATGTTGCTCTAGTGTTCTCTAAAGTCATTGACCCTAAGAATCCTCTGTATCTTGATGATAGTTGTGTGGGAGACATCATCGATTGGGAGTTCGGGTCGACTACTAgtaaaaaagagaatataGATTGCATGATCGGAGCACAAACTACTAGTTTGGTTCAGAAAAAAGAAGCTACTGATGCTGCCAAAGTGGGGACTGGGCATAATATAAGAAgtaaaaataagaacattTGGGAGTTTAAGCTGGCTGATCCAGATGAGATTGTGGATCCAGCTAGCTTAAATTGTGGATCTATTTCTGAGGACGATAATGAAAGTGATATATCTGATTCGAGCAGTGACTCATCGTTACAGCCATATGATTTGTCAGATGATGACACGGatcttaagaaaaaattatcacATTTGGTCGATGTAGTCGGGTCACTCCGTAAATCTGATGATGTTGAAGGG GTAGAGAGAGCTCTTGATGTTTCTGAGAAGCTCATCCGAGCATCACCCGATGAACTTAGACACGTAGCGTCAGATCTCGTGAGAACGCTTATTCAAATCCGATGCTCCGACATAGCTGTTGAAGGAGAGGAAGATTCAACTGAAGACAAGAGACAAAGAGCGTTAGTTGCCTTGGTTGTTATGTGCCCGGTTGAATCTCTTAATATTCTCAATAAGCTACTGTATTCGCCTAATGTGGATACCAGTCAGCGCATAATGATACTCGATATCATGACGGATGCAGCTCAGGAGCTTTCTAATACGAAAACTATGAAACCGAAACATCGGTCAAGGACTCTCATAGCTACAACCGCCGAGACTCAACCATGGTTCTTGCCAAGTAGTAAAGGGCCTCCTGGAGCTGGTTCTTGGAAAGAGATATCAGGAACAGGAACTTTACCAAACTGGTCGAATAGTTACGAGCGAGAACTACCCTTAAAACCAAGTCATGTCAAAAGAGGTAAGACGAGACGCTGGAGCCTGAGATCAGCTAACATGCAAGATAATGAAATGGAGTTATCTCATAATAAGTTCCCCGGGCATGCAGCTGCCTTTATGCTTCCTGCTATGCAAGGCTTTGATAAGAAACGACATGGGGTCGACTTGTTGAATCGGGATTTCGTTGTCTTGGGAAAACTCATATATATGCTTGGTGTGTGCATGAAATGTGCAGCCATGCATCCCGAAGCGTCTGTGCTGGCTCCTCCTCTTTTAGATATGTTAAGATCCAG TGAGGTATCCCATCACAAGGAAGCATATGTCAGGCGAGCTGTTCTATTTGCAGCTTCATGCATTCTGATAGCAATACATCCATCTTACGTAGTATCCAGCTTGCTCGAAGGAAACGTTGAAATATCCGAAGGACTTGAATGGGTTCGCACGTGGTCTCTTCATGTGGCCGACTCGGACCCAGATAGAGAATGCTATATG ATGGCTATGACCTGCCTGCAACTTCATTCTGAGATGGCTCTCCAAACCACTCGAGCACTAGAATCTGAAAACAGCCCATTCAAGGCCAAAAACATTGCTCTCTCTTCAGATTTGTCAAAGGGTACGATCAAAATCCCCTTCTCCGACGTGAAATATTAG
- the LOC111783261 gene encoding uncharacterized protein LOC111783261 isoform X2, translating into MSSKVEACPECTQRCLRFHRKTGNSSSVTSFFKVMFGDRFSEVVFFPPIFASTVSKLVNKKVVLEDSLGQQWKVTVSNCEGSLAFQEGWSAFSSEHSLEIGDFVIFNHIMDLHFNVSIYTKTGCEKVWFAEKSYTRKRIRSTCPVLEITNEGLSNPQASRPSVGSGSNVTLSQDKFHVAGYRNMNVYQGKRQKYQSNDEWHGPLDIVDDLYCLIDRNKDVGPEENRSPLFNLFSMEMQMVNSCINENSTNKAAQDEINPNCASSSPNTIISVGPVNSVPVDIRGDMEVLPSNVSANKINDKRQCFEEADIKMSVSDKDPCHDRTIEVPFISSATNSDRNGEPFCDMPLKIIRDYQNVPAMCNTVSTITRHDQGSSVKQEYPPNSLKVKKWDEKKIIKMEPLEIKTEVNNCGDFIEQILEPKVIKEEFLETSNQSGREINDTTDNADPIGTPARISCVVAKDTLSFLELPMTFHLPCSRGRKNPENKKVVFLRDPSKRLWPILYHEMPNVQVLTSGWEAFCCANRIKSGDECLFHVKDDLEREYNVSIRKCKN; encoded by the exons ATGAGCAGCAAGGTAGAAGCCTGTCCAGAATGCACCCAAAGATGCTTACGTTTTCATAGAAAGACAGGGAATTCATCATCTGTTACGTCGTTCTTCAAAGTTATGTTTGGGGATCGCTTTTCTGAAGTTGTG TTCTTCCCACCTATTTTTGCATCTACCGTGTCGAAGTTGGTTAATAAAAAGGTTGTTCTTGAGGATTCTCTTGGACAACAATGGAAGGTAACAGTATCCAATTGCGAAGGATCTCTTGCTTTTCAAGAAGGGTGGAGTGCTTTTTCATCAGAGCATAGCTTAGAAATTGGAGATTTTGTGATCTTCAATCACATCATGGACTTGCACTTCAATGTTAGTATCTACACTAAAACTGGTTGTGAAAAAGTATGGTTTGCTGAAAAAAGCTATACGAGGAAAAGAATTAGAAGTACCTGTCCTGTACTTGAGATAACTAATGAAGGTTTGTCAAATCCACAAGCTTCAAGACCCTCTGTGGGTTCTGGATCCAATGTGACACTATCTCAAGATAAATTTCACGTGGCTGGTTATCGAAACATGAATGTATACCAGGGTAAAAGGCAAAAGTACCAGAGCAACGATGAATGGCATGGACCTTTAGACATTGTTGATGATTTGTATTGTTTAATCGACAGGAACAAGGATGTAGGACCGGAGGAAAACAGAAGCCCCTTATTTAACTTGTTTTCCATGGAAATGCAGATGGTCAATTCCTGCATCAATGAGAATTCCACAAATAAAGCTGCTCAGGATGAGATAAACCCGAACTGTGCTTCCTCATCTCCGAATACTATAATCAGTGTCGGCCCAGTTAACAGTGTTCCAGTAGATATAAGAGGAGACATGGAAGTATTGCCTTCAAATGTATCTGCTAACAAGATAAATGATAAAAGACAGTGTTTTGAGGAGGCTGACATAAAGATGAGTGTCTCTGATAAAGATCCTTGCCACGACAGGACTATAGAGGTTCCTTTTATTTCATCTGCAACAAATTCCGATCGAAACGGGGAGCCTTTTTGTGACATGCCATTAAAAATCATAAGAGACTACCAGAATGTACCAGCAATGTGCAACACAGTATCGA cAATTACAAGACATGATCAGGGGTCTAGTGTGAAACAGGAGTACCCTCCAAATTCCTTGAAGGTTAAAAAAT GGGACGAGAAAAAGATCATTAAAATGGAACCATTGGAAATCAAAACAGAAGTGAACAACTGCGGAGACTTCATTGAACAAATAT TGGAGCCAAAAGTCATTAAGGAGGAGTTCCTTGAAACGTCTAACCAAAGTGGTAGAGAAATTAATGATACAACTGATAATGCAGACCCGATTGGAACTCCAGCCCGTATCTCCTGTGTAGTGGCTAAAGATACTCTATCCTTTCTG GAGCTGCCGATGACTTTTCACCTACCATGTTCGAGAGGTCGAAAAAATCCAGAGAATAAGAAGGTAGTGTTTCTGCGGGATCCCAGTAAGAGATTGTGGCCAATTCTTTACCATGAGATGCCTAATGTTCAAGTTCTAACAAGTGGGTGGGAAGCTTTTTGCTGTGCAAATAGAATCAAATCTGGGGACGAGTGTTTGTTTCATGTCAAGGACGACCTCGAACGTGAATACAACGTTAGCATTAGGAAATGTAAAAACTAG
- the LOC111783261 gene encoding B3 domain-containing protein Os01g0905400-like isoform X1, translated as MSSKVEACPECTQRCLRFHRKTGNSSSVTSFFKVMFGDRFSEVVFFPPIFASTVSKLVNKKVVLEDSLGQQWKVTVSNCEGSLAFQEGWSAFSSEHSLEIGDFVIFNHIMDLHFNVSIYTKTGCEKVWFAEKSYTRKRIRSTCPVLEITNEGLSNPQASRPSVGSGSNVTLSQDKFHVAGYRNMNVYQGKRQKYQSNDEWHGPLDIVDDLYCLIDRNKDVGPEENRSPLFNLFSMEMQMVNSCINENSTNKAAQDEINPNCASSSPNTIISVGPVNSVPVDIRGDMEVLPSNVSANKINDKRQCFEEADIKMSVSDKDPCHDRTIEVPFISSATNSDRNGEPFCDMPLKIIRDYQNVPAMCNTVSTITRHDQGSSVKQEYPPNSLKVKKCLHGDEKKIIKMEPLEIKTEVNNCGDFIEQILEPKVIKEEFLETSNQSGREINDTTDNADPIGTPARISCVVAKDTLSFLELPMTFHLPCSRGRKNPENKKVVFLRDPSKRLWPILYHEMPNVQVLTSGWEAFCCANRIKSGDECLFHVKDDLEREYNVSIRKCKN; from the exons ATGAGCAGCAAGGTAGAAGCCTGTCCAGAATGCACCCAAAGATGCTTACGTTTTCATAGAAAGACAGGGAATTCATCATCTGTTACGTCGTTCTTCAAAGTTATGTTTGGGGATCGCTTTTCTGAAGTTGTG TTCTTCCCACCTATTTTTGCATCTACCGTGTCGAAGTTGGTTAATAAAAAGGTTGTTCTTGAGGATTCTCTTGGACAACAATGGAAGGTAACAGTATCCAATTGCGAAGGATCTCTTGCTTTTCAAGAAGGGTGGAGTGCTTTTTCATCAGAGCATAGCTTAGAAATTGGAGATTTTGTGATCTTCAATCACATCATGGACTTGCACTTCAATGTTAGTATCTACACTAAAACTGGTTGTGAAAAAGTATGGTTTGCTGAAAAAAGCTATACGAGGAAAAGAATTAGAAGTACCTGTCCTGTACTTGAGATAACTAATGAAGGTTTGTCAAATCCACAAGCTTCAAGACCCTCTGTGGGTTCTGGATCCAATGTGACACTATCTCAAGATAAATTTCACGTGGCTGGTTATCGAAACATGAATGTATACCAGGGTAAAAGGCAAAAGTACCAGAGCAACGATGAATGGCATGGACCTTTAGACATTGTTGATGATTTGTATTGTTTAATCGACAGGAACAAGGATGTAGGACCGGAGGAAAACAGAAGCCCCTTATTTAACTTGTTTTCCATGGAAATGCAGATGGTCAATTCCTGCATCAATGAGAATTCCACAAATAAAGCTGCTCAGGATGAGATAAACCCGAACTGTGCTTCCTCATCTCCGAATACTATAATCAGTGTCGGCCCAGTTAACAGTGTTCCAGTAGATATAAGAGGAGACATGGAAGTATTGCCTTCAAATGTATCTGCTAACAAGATAAATGATAAAAGACAGTGTTTTGAGGAGGCTGACATAAAGATGAGTGTCTCTGATAAAGATCCTTGCCACGACAGGACTATAGAGGTTCCTTTTATTTCATCTGCAACAAATTCCGATCGAAACGGGGAGCCTTTTTGTGACATGCCATTAAAAATCATAAGAGACTACCAGAATGTACCAGCAATGTGCAACACAGTATCGA cAATTACAAGACATGATCAGGGGTCTAGTGTGAAACAGGAGTACCCTCCAAATTCCTTGAAGGTTAAAAAATGTCTGCACG GGGACGAGAAAAAGATCATTAAAATGGAACCATTGGAAATCAAAACAGAAGTGAACAACTGCGGAGACTTCATTGAACAAATAT TGGAGCCAAAAGTCATTAAGGAGGAGTTCCTTGAAACGTCTAACCAAAGTGGTAGAGAAATTAATGATACAACTGATAATGCAGACCCGATTGGAACTCCAGCCCGTATCTCCTGTGTAGTGGCTAAAGATACTCTATCCTTTCTG GAGCTGCCGATGACTTTTCACCTACCATGTTCGAGAGGTCGAAAAAATCCAGAGAATAAGAAGGTAGTGTTTCTGCGGGATCCCAGTAAGAGATTGTGGCCAATTCTTTACCATGAGATGCCTAATGTTCAAGTTCTAACAAGTGGGTGGGAAGCTTTTTGCTGTGCAAATAGAATCAAATCTGGGGACGAGTGTTTGTTTCATGTCAAGGACGACCTCGAACGTGAATACAACGTTAGCATTAGGAAATGTAAAAACTAG
- the LOC111783459 gene encoding GDSL esterase/lipase At3g48460: MMVALTSCTAIFILLCGFVLASPTATETHPRLFNKIYAFGDSFTDTGNTRSVSGPAGFGHVSNSPYGSTFFHHSTNRYSDGRLVIDFVAQSLSLPFLPPYKYLKGNDSFHGVNFAVAGSTAINHGFFVRNNLSLDITPQSIQTQLLWFNKFLETQGCRGAETKTQCKAAFDDALFWVGEIGVNDYAYAVGSSITDDTIRKLGVASVTGVLQSLLKKGAKYVVVQGLPPSGCLALAMSLAPVTDRDDIGCVKSLNNQTYVHNIALQASLQSLREQFPQAVIIYADYWNAYRMVMKNPSKYGFRERFKACCGVGEPYNFDMFTVCGMPSVSSCKSPPEYINWDGVHLTEAMYKAVHDMFIKGGLTHPALSNLLDMKHH; encoded by the exons ATGATGGTGGCTTTAACATCCTGCACTGCCATCTTCATTCTATTgtgtggttttgttttggcttCTCCGACTGCAACCGAGACGCATCCACGTCTCTTCAATAAGATCTACGCCTTTGGCGACTCTTTCACAGACACTGGCAATACAAGGTCGGTATCAGGGCCAGCCGGATTTGGCCATGTCTCTAATTCTCCTTATGGTAGTACCTTCTTTCACCACTCGACCAACCGATATTCGGATGGACGACTGGTGATCGACTTTGTAGCTCAGTCACTGTCCTTACCTTTCTTGCCGCCTTACAAATATTTGAAGGGAAATGACTCGTTTCATGGGGTGAACTTTGCTGTTGCTGGCTCCACAGCTATAAACCATGGTTTCTTTGTCAGAAACAACCTTAGCCTTGACATTACTCCGCAGTCTATCCAAACTCAGCTCCTTTGGTTCAACAAGTTCTTGGAAACTCAAGGATGTAGAGGGGCAGAGACAAAGACACAGTGCAAAGCTGCATTTGATGATGCTTTGTTCTGGGTTGGTGAAATTGGAGTCAATGATTATGCTTATGCCGTTGGATCTTCTATCACTGATGATACCATTCGGAAGCTCGGTGTCGCCAGCGTCACTGGAGTTTTACAG TCTCTGCTGAAGAAGGGTGCAAAGTACGTGGTTGTTCAAGGTTTACCACCAAGTGGATGTCTGGCATTAGCAATGTCTCTAGCTCCCGTCACCGACAGAGACGATATCGGCTGCGTGAAGAGCCTAAACAACCAAACCTACGTTCACAATATTGCTCTCCAAGCTTCATTGCAATCTTTAAGAGAGCAGTTTCCTCAAGCTGTCATCATATATGCCGATTACTGGAACGCCTATCGTATGGTTATGAAGAATCCCAGCAAGTACGGTTTCAGGGAGCGTTTCAAAGCCTGCTGCGGTGTCGGTGAGCCCTACAACTTCGACATGTTTACTGTCTGTGGAATGCCTTCTGTCAGTTCCTGCAAAAGCCCACCTGAATACATCAACTGGGATGGAGTTCATCTCACGGAAGCCATGTATAAAGCAGTTCATGACATGTTCATTAAAGGTGGACTTACCCATCCAGCTTTGAGTAACCTGTTGGACATGAAACATCACTAG
- the LOC111783460 gene encoding probable phosphopantothenoylcysteine decarboxylase, whose product MAYSEPANAEREVIQVNNAQRKPRILLAASGSVASIKFGNLYHSFSEWADVRAVATKASLHFIDRASLPKDYILYTDEDEWNGWNKIGDSVLHIELRRWADIMVIAPLSANTLGKIAGGLCDNLLTCVVRAWDYNKPLFVAPAMNTFMWTNPFTERHLIAIDELGITLIPPVTKRLACGDYGNGAMAEPSLIFSTVRLFYESRMQQSAKNGE is encoded by the exons ATGGCATATTCGGAACCTGCTAATGCTGAACGGGAGGTGATTCAAGTTAACAATGCTCAGAGGAAACCCAGGATTTTACTTGCTGCCAGTGGAAGTGTAGCTTCGATTAAGTTTGGGAATCTCTACCATTCTTTCTCCGAATGGGCAGACGTAAGAGCAGTGGCTACTAAGGCCTCTTTACACTTCATCGATCGAGCATCTCTTCCTAAGGATTACATACTTTACACCGATGAGGATGAGTGGAATGGTTGGAACAAAATTGGAGATAGTGTTCTTCATATTGAGCTTCGCCGCTGGGCTGATATCATGGTTATTGCCCCTCTGTCTGCAAACACGCTCGGCAAG ATTGCAGGCGGATTATGTGACAATCTATTGACTTGTGTCGTGCGAGCATGGGACTATAACAAGCCACTCTTTGTTGCGCCTGCCATGAATACCTTTATGTGGACCAACCCTTTCACCGAGCGACATCTCATTGCAATTGATGAGCTTGGAATAACTCTCATCCCACCTGTTACCAAGAGGCTAGCCTGTGGGGACTACGGCAATGGTGCAATGGCTGAACCGTCCTTAATCTTCTCAACTGTGAGACTCTTCTACGAGTCACGAATGCAACAAAGTGCCAAAAATGGTGAGTAG
- the LOC111783059 gene encoding zinc finger CCCH domain-containing protein 43 gives MEPSEAVSVPNHCEESASEFQSSSQFRSSVLDPVATDDRIHAELQELDLKDEKEETVKDFDDGGEWEVEKNPDEGEGNDAKKIGESDRDRSVRNDDGDDDDDEEVDAADGDGGEVENIGDWRGKNNQYPVRPEAEDCAFYLKTGTCKFGSFCKFNHPLRKKNQVVSEKLKYEDDSARLAGKTECKFYLRTGGCKFGDACRYNHTRPKALASSILELNFLGLPIRPDEKECPFYMRTGSCKYGANCKFNHPDPTTVAVPESPSGYNNGVPLQGGSQSHIPSWNSPRVLNEATAFVPAVISPSPDSEWNGYQAPVYPSEISVLPPPTYVVNNIASETDIYPCHQQAEEYPERPGQPECSYFLKTGDCKFKTLCKYHHPKNRNPKLPACTLNDKGLPLRPDQNICTYYSRYGICKFGPSCKFDHPMLPASSTVGVGVGELEQQPRYGNFSAAEGAEMAGGGSRNSPTVEQSA, from the exons ATGGAACCTTCTGAAGCCGTTTCAGTCCCTAATCACTGTGAAGAATCGGCTTCTGAGTTTCAATCTTCTTCGCAGTTTCGTAGTTCTGTTCTTGATCCTGTGGCTACTGATGATCGCATCCATGCAGAGCTTCAGGAATTGGATTTGAAGGATGAGAAAGAGGAGACCGTGAAGGATTTTGATGACGGTGGAGAATGGGAAGTTGAGAAGAATCCCGATGAAGGTGAAGGAAATGATGCGAAGAAGATCGGTGAGAGTGATCGAGATAGAAGCGTTAGGAATGACGACGGCGATGACGATGACGATGAGGAGGTTGATGCAGCCGACGGCGACGGCGGTGAGGTGGAGAATATAGGGGATTGGAGAGGCAAAAACAACCAGTATCCAGTACGACCGGAGGCGGAGGATTGTGCCTTTTACCTCAAAACTGGGACCTGCAAGTTCGGATCATTTTGCAAATTCAATCACCCTCTGCGAAAGAAAAACCAG gttgtttctgagaaattaaagtACGAAGACGATTCGGCTAGGCTGGCGGGCAAGACGGAATGCAAG TTTTACTTGAGGACGGGGGGTTGTAAATTCGGGGACGCTTGTAGATATAACCACACGAGACCAAAAGCGTTGGCAAGCTCAATTCTAGAGCTTAACTTCCTTGGTCTGCCAATCCGACCA GATGAAAAAGAATGTCCCTTTTACATGCGCACCGGGTCCTGCAAATACGGAGCTAACTGCAAGTTTAACCATCCTGATCCCACAACTGTTGCTGTACCCGAATCTCCATCAGGATATAACAATGGAGTGCCCCTACAAGGTGGATCACAATCACATATCCCATCCTGGAATTCACCAAGAGTACTGAATGAAGCTACAGCATTTGTACCTGCTGTGATTTCACCATCTCCAGATTCAGAATGGAACGGTTACCAG GCTCCCGTATATCCATCAGAAATCAGCGTGCTTCCACCTCCGACATACGTCGTGAACAATATAGCATCTGAGACGGATATCTATCCTTGTCATCAGCAGGCGGAAGAGTATCCCGAACGACCTGGTCAACCCGAATGCAGCTACTTTCTAAAGACGGGGGACTGTAAATTTAAAACTCTTTGCAAATATCACCATCCAAAGAATCGGAACCCGAAGTTACCGGCTTGCACTCTCAATGATAAAGGCCTGCCTTTGAGACCT GATCAGAACATATGCACATATTATAGTCGTTACGGCATCTGCAAGTTCGGGCCATCTTGCAAGTTCGACCATCCTATGCTTCCAGCTTCTTCAACCGTGGGCGTGGGCGTGGGCGAGCTTGAGCAGCAACCTCGCTACGGTAACTTCAGTGCTGCAGAAGGGGCTGAAATGGCTGGGGGAGGGAGCAGAAACAGCCCCACAGTTGAGCAGTCTGCATAA